In Ascaphus truei isolate aAscTru1 chromosome 7, aAscTru1.hap1, whole genome shotgun sequence, one genomic interval encodes:
- the ECH1 gene encoding delta(3,5)-Delta(2,4)-dienoyl-CoA isomerase, mitochondrial isoform X3, which translates to MASEVEGPVYSYETLKVTQASEHVLHVELNRPEKRNAMNKAFWREMVLCFRAIAVDVNCRAVVISGAGKMFTSGIDLMDMSSDVLEQQGEDTARMAWNMRRKISEYQETFSVIEKCPKPVIVAIHNGCIGGGVDLITACDIRYCTQDAWFQVKEVDIGLAADVGTLQRLPKIIGSQSLVNELALTARKMISDEARSSGLVSRVFPDKSSLLLAAFDLASEIASKSPVAVQGTKVNLLYSRDHSVQEGLDYMTCWNMSMLQTQDIMKSVQALMEKKTLKEISFSKL; encoded by the exons ATGGCGTCTGAGGTGGAGGGGCCAGTGTACAGCTACGAAACCCTAAAGGTGACGCAGGCGTCTGAACACGTCCTGCACGTGGAGTTGAACCGTCCTGAGAAAAGGAATGCCATGAACAAGGCATTCTGGAG GGAGATGGTGCTATGCTTTCGTGCCATAGCCGTGGATGTCAATTGCAGAGCGGTTGTTATTTCAGGAGCTGGGAAAATGTTCACATCCG GAATCGATCTGATGGACATGAGCAGTGATGTGTTGGAGCAGCAGGGCGAAGACACAGCGCGAATGGCATGGAACATGCGCAGAAAAATCTCTGAGTATCAGGAAACATTCTCAGTCATCGAGAAG tGCCCAAAGCCTGTGATTGTGGCTATACACAACGGCTGTATTGGTGGAG GTGTGGATCTGATAACCGCTTGTGACATTCGTTACTGTACCCAGGATGCCTGGTTCCAAGTCAAG GAGGTGGATATAGGACTGGCAGCCGATGTGGGAACCCTGCAGCGCCTGCCCAAAATCATAGGCAGCCAGAG CCTGGTAAATGAGTTGGCTCTGACTGCCAGAAAGATGATATCAGATGAAGCCAGAAGCAGCGGTCTTGTCAG CCGAGTGTTCCCAGATAAATCCTCCCTGCTGCTAGCTGCTTTCGACTTGGCCTCTGAGATTGCTAGTAAAAGTCCTGTGGCCGTTCAGGGCACCAAAGTGAACCTTCTGTACTCCCGGGACCACTCCGTGCAGGAGGGTCTGGATTACATG ACTTGCTGGAACATGAGCATGCTGCAGACACAAGACATCATGAAGTCAGTACAGGCATTAATGGAGAAAAAGACCCTAAAAGAAATCAGCTTTTCTAAGCTCTAG
- the ECH1 gene encoding delta(3,5)-Delta(2,4)-dienoyl-CoA isomerase, mitochondrial isoform X1, giving the protein MTNAWPFPFNANHADAPLSTAIPYKCTPLIKIKDLRGVGLGLRSMASEVEGPVYSYETLKVTQASEHVLHVELNRPEKRNAMNKAFWREMVLCFRAIAVDVNCRAVVISGAGKMFTSGIDLMDMSSDVLEQQGEDTARMAWNMRRKISEYQETFSVIEKCPKPVIVAIHNGCIGGGVDLITACDIRYCTQDAWFQVKEVDIGLAADVGTLQRLPKIIGSQSLVNELALTARKMISDEARSSGLVSRVFPDKSSLLLAAFDLASEIASKSPVAVQGTKVNLLYSRDHSVQEGLDYMTCWNMSMLQTQDIMKSVQALMEKKTLKEISFSKL; this is encoded by the exons ATGACCAATGCCTGGCCCTTCCCTTTTAACGCCAATCACGCAGACGCTCCCCTCTCCACAGCGATACCCTATAAATGTACCCCACttataaaaataaaag ATCTCCGAGGCGTGGGACTCGGACTCCGCAGCATGGCGTCTGAGGTGGAGGGGCCAGTGTACAGCTACGAAACCCTAAAGGTGACGCAGGCGTCTGAACACGTCCTGCACGTGGAGTTGAACCGTCCTGAGAAAAGGAATGCCATGAACAAGGCATTCTGGAG GGAGATGGTGCTATGCTTTCGTGCCATAGCCGTGGATGTCAATTGCAGAGCGGTTGTTATTTCAGGAGCTGGGAAAATGTTCACATCCG GAATCGATCTGATGGACATGAGCAGTGATGTGTTGGAGCAGCAGGGCGAAGACACAGCGCGAATGGCATGGAACATGCGCAGAAAAATCTCTGAGTATCAGGAAACATTCTCAGTCATCGAGAAG tGCCCAAAGCCTGTGATTGTGGCTATACACAACGGCTGTATTGGTGGAG GTGTGGATCTGATAACCGCTTGTGACATTCGTTACTGTACCCAGGATGCCTGGTTCCAAGTCAAG GAGGTGGATATAGGACTGGCAGCCGATGTGGGAACCCTGCAGCGCCTGCCCAAAATCATAGGCAGCCAGAG CCTGGTAAATGAGTTGGCTCTGACTGCCAGAAAGATGATATCAGATGAAGCCAGAAGCAGCGGTCTTGTCAG CCGAGTGTTCCCAGATAAATCCTCCCTGCTGCTAGCTGCTTTCGACTTGGCCTCTGAGATTGCTAGTAAAAGTCCTGTGGCCGTTCAGGGCACCAAAGTGAACCTTCTGTACTCCCGGGACCACTCCGTGCAGGAGGGTCTGGATTACATG ACTTGCTGGAACATGAGCATGCTGCAGACACAAGACATCATGAAGTCAGTACAGGCATTAATGGAGAAAAAGACCCTAAAAGAAATCAGCTTTTCTAAGCTCTAG
- the ECH1 gene encoding delta(3,5)-Delta(2,4)-dienoyl-CoA isomerase, mitochondrial isoform X2 produces the protein MAVTVLRSFMRRDLRGVGLGLRSMASEVEGPVYSYETLKVTQASEHVLHVELNRPEKRNAMNKAFWREMVLCFRAIAVDVNCRAVVISGAGKMFTSGIDLMDMSSDVLEQQGEDTARMAWNMRRKISEYQETFSVIEKCPKPVIVAIHNGCIGGGVDLITACDIRYCTQDAWFQVKEVDIGLAADVGTLQRLPKIIGSQSLVNELALTARKMISDEARSSGLVSRVFPDKSSLLLAAFDLASEIASKSPVAVQGTKVNLLYSRDHSVQEGLDYMTCWNMSMLQTQDIMKSVQALMEKKTLKEISFSKL, from the exons atggcTGTTACTGTGTTGCGGAGTTTCATGCGGAGAG ATCTCCGAGGCGTGGGACTCGGACTCCGCAGCATGGCGTCTGAGGTGGAGGGGCCAGTGTACAGCTACGAAACCCTAAAGGTGACGCAGGCGTCTGAACACGTCCTGCACGTGGAGTTGAACCGTCCTGAGAAAAGGAATGCCATGAACAAGGCATTCTGGAG GGAGATGGTGCTATGCTTTCGTGCCATAGCCGTGGATGTCAATTGCAGAGCGGTTGTTATTTCAGGAGCTGGGAAAATGTTCACATCCG GAATCGATCTGATGGACATGAGCAGTGATGTGTTGGAGCAGCAGGGCGAAGACACAGCGCGAATGGCATGGAACATGCGCAGAAAAATCTCTGAGTATCAGGAAACATTCTCAGTCATCGAGAAG tGCCCAAAGCCTGTGATTGTGGCTATACACAACGGCTGTATTGGTGGAG GTGTGGATCTGATAACCGCTTGTGACATTCGTTACTGTACCCAGGATGCCTGGTTCCAAGTCAAG GAGGTGGATATAGGACTGGCAGCCGATGTGGGAACCCTGCAGCGCCTGCCCAAAATCATAGGCAGCCAGAG CCTGGTAAATGAGTTGGCTCTGACTGCCAGAAAGATGATATCAGATGAAGCCAGAAGCAGCGGTCTTGTCAG CCGAGTGTTCCCAGATAAATCCTCCCTGCTGCTAGCTGCTTTCGACTTGGCCTCTGAGATTGCTAGTAAAAGTCCTGTGGCCGTTCAGGGCACCAAAGTGAACCTTCTGTACTCCCGGGACCACTCCGTGCAGGAGGGTCTGGATTACATG ACTTGCTGGAACATGAGCATGCTGCAGACACAAGACATCATGAAGTCAGTACAGGCATTAATGGAGAAAAAGACCCTAAAAGAAATCAGCTTTTCTAAGCTCTAG